accaatttttaataaaaagaaaaagttggtaAAATTAGAGGATCAGATTTTGGTGTGTGCACTCTGTTACTAGGCCTATAGGACTATTATGCTAACCGCTAACCATcgttaaaattattttctttcctttttattttattaataaaataaaataaaaccaacTTAATCCTTCAATCTATCACGTATGTTTGGATAGCGGTGCGATAATCTCGGATCACGCGTAAGGTTGCCGGAAGAGTGATCGCTCAACGGGCACTATAGCCTCGGTGTACATACGagggtcttttttttcaagaatttcttaCGATTTGGCagtttttttactttttcttggTCTTATTTATCTGGGGCCTAAtgtctttgtttgttttcgaatCGGCGATGTCATGGTTATTTTAGGATTCTCGCAAACAtggcgagaaaaaaagcggaattaatcattccaaagaaaatattttccttgtGGATATCGTCATCCTAATTGATTCCCTAACAAAGGAATTTGAaggaattgcttttttttctggctagGAATCCTTGCTTTTACAAATATGTCGAGAACAATATGCCTTGGATCATTTTCAGTTGCATATTTGCAAGCAAAcgtctttttcaattttttcaaaagtccCTTCAGctcgaatttttcttgtaaatctATTTTTGACTTGCCTATTCGAATAgccattcattcgtttttccattcattcatcactttatttgttctttcattttcgaCCTGTTTATCCAGTTTAatcatttaatttcaatttaattttaattcattgATTCATTGATCTTTTACCGGTATATTGGCAAATAAATTTACTGAACACtgaaatcattcattcattcattcactcattcacccatttaattattcaatcagttattcacttcttcactcattcattcacttccATTCACTCATCCActttttcgttcattcattcatttatctaAACGAAACCACACTATTCATTTACCTATACTTCACTCGTTTATCGTTTggttcactcattcatttattcgatcattcatccattctttcatccatccattgATTCATTCATCCGTTCACTCATTaactcactcactcattcatccATCAAGCCATTCATTCCTACATTTATTCGTTCACTCACTCATTcgttcactcattcactcattcattcattcattcattccgccattcatccattcattcattcattcattcattcattcattcattcattcatcctttCGTTCCTTTTCTCTCATTTACTCGTTTATCTCTCCTCACTTGTCTTTCTCTCACATCTTTCAATCGTTCCCGCAAtgatggaggaaaaaaaagaacagaagatCAAAGAAAGATGTTTGGCGATCCGTATgctttgtaaaaaaatgaaatgtgtaaaaatagaagaaaatattactGAAAAAAACGTCAGAACCGTCGGTGAGAGGCTACTGAACAGATCTCTTCCTTTTTGAGAACTTGTCTAGATGTGattttgaagaacaaaaaaagccaGTTTAGAAAGTAATTATAGTTTTTACAATGTAGTACAGTAATAATTATCTACTTTACATTTATACTACGCattaatacaataatataataatctTTCAGTAGTTTTAATAAGTTTTACACCTTGGACGTAGTTGAAATCGTGCTTGAGTAATCCTTGTATTCGAAAATTCGCGTGATTGCACTACTTGCTAGtaaattttctaagaaactCATTAAAAGATGTCAAAAAACTAGGAACAAATGCAATTTATGAGTAATGGTACATTCAGAAAAACTTAGAGGgattcaaaatgttttttccctcctttttctttaaaatattctgtattctcaaatttttttcttatcttcagAAAAGAGAGTCATCCTGGAGAATatcgaaaacaatttttattcacCTGTCACTTTGACTTTAtttttaagaggaaaaaaattttttcacctgttattgtaatttcttctacaaactAATCTTAACGactatagaaaaaattgttgtttatgATTGATGTTTATGATGATGACTActctattctattttaaaaattgttgtttatgATGATGACTACTCTATTCCTTGTTACTTATTCAGTACAGCCTACGTCTTGAATGGTTCTTATTTTCAATCAATGGCTACGATTTCAAATTGTACACCCTACAAATCTCTCACTGCTTCATTTcagctttttattttaaagataaccatttaaattgatttcaattgtttttttttctttgtctgttACATATGCACACATATATGTGTCACTTCAACATCGCAGTACAGCGTGGGAAAGTGTCTCTGGTtcctactatttttttaatgatccaaaaatatttcacgCGAAATAAAATTCCTCTAAAATACGCGGTTATGTTGGACGTAAATCTGAGCTGACTGTGATAACAAGCtacatttacttatttattcgttaatttatttacctagttatttattattttatttatttatctatttattatcgTCTTAAAAGTCGTCCAAAGAGGATGCGGGCAAGGATAAACACAAGCAaatccctttaaaaaaacaagcggaaagatagaaaagaaaaaagaacagaaacaaagattagtttttattttacgaTTGATTAGATATTCGATTCTATGATATTTATTTCCtctgattttcatttcaaaattacattaaaaatagaacaatgCGCTTTCTCTTCCTAGTTTTaggattttccaaattttactgttatttttttgaaaatttcactccCTGACTTcatcttttctggattttaacaacacttttccactttctcttcctgatttcaaacttttcggatttcaagtggattttttttccggtcTTAATGCTTCTAACAGAAGGTTTTGATGTATAATAAGCGGATTTTCTCAATGTTTCAGCTTCTACTCGGGATGTCAAGTGAACAATCAGCTGATATTGGTGAACCACCTGCGGTCGAATGGATGATTCTACATCATTTAATCATAATTCTTCTAACATTAATCGGAAATTGTCTGCTGATATTCGTGATTCTGAAAAATAATATCGTACGTCGACGGAAACGAGTCACACCTGTGCAGGTAATCCTTATATCGTCTTCGCGAATTTCCTCTCTACGGCGGACTTCCtgtgttgcaaaaaaaattcaggaagttTCGCTGAGTTTCGAGCTCAATTTGATTTAatctcaaaattcaaaaataatatttcaaaatttaattttgttcaaaaattcagaGTTTGAAAGGatgaataatgataataataaatataattcaaCAACCTAACTAATTCGATTTGGTTCTAAACGTtaaatgtagatttttttccccagaAATTATCGATTGGTTAAGTGCATCGGTTCGCATTTTCAAATGTTAATGTTGATTTAATCTCAAAATCCAAgaataatatttcaaaattcaattccgttcaaaagtttagaaatcggaaggataaataataataataataataataataataataataataataataataataaatttagtTCAATAGATAAATTAATTGGATTTGATTTTAAACGTTAaatgtaggtttttttctccagaaattatCGATTGGTTAAGTGCATCGGTTCACATTTTCAGATGTTAATGCTGCATATGTGCGCTGCGGATCTGCTATTCGCCCTAATCACTATGATCCCAACGATGGCAATGACCGCTACCGTACCGATTTTTCACGGTCCGGATATGCTgtgtaaaattgtgaaattccTTCAGGTTCGGCGCGAAATTTCCCAGGAAAAACGCCACTGATTTGATGAATTTTCGCTTCCAGGTGATTCCAATGTATGCGAGCTCATTTCTTCTGGTCGCCATTAGCGCTGATCGATTTcaggtgattttttctttctcttattttcacGTGTACACGATCCGGCAAGGGAATTCTTCCTCATATATGTACGTACAAGAATCGCTATCGCAAGACAGCAAAACATGTTTATTTCCGGAGCTCGCTCTGGATGCTCAATTAAAATCAACCGGAACCTATAAACAAACACGCTGTGATTGTTCCCATACTAATTCATATGAATTCCTGTTGACGGCGTTTCTATAACAAAAAcgacatggatttttttcctctctacaAATACAAGGAACTTGGGAAAACAATGCAATCCAGAAGTTCTATGCGTCTATTCTTCTTGGGAGCGTAAATAATTGATGtgttttcaaggaaatatgtatgtatgtagggAAAAATCCTTCCGAAAAACGAGACAggcacttgattttttttctcgttttttttccaactgttTTTCTACCAAATAGTAACTGAAGGCCTGCTTTCAAAGTACCCACCTTCACCGGGGAAGAGAAAATTCTTCCTGGAGTTTCTAAGCTCACTATAGGACTATATCCggctgaaattttgttttgtggttGCTTTTATTGCACTAAAAcattgaaagagaagaaaaaagaagaagatgtgGAATGAATGGgatgattttttccttctgaaaacAACGACACtgtagttttttattttagttttgctAATTCTATTCGTCCGTGGACATATATCGTACAATCGCATCCGGAATTCCTACATGTTCCAGAGATGTGTggtaaatgaggaaaaatgctagaaaagaaaaggaaaaaaaatatctttgcATATCTATGAGATGAAGTGAGAGGGACGTGACTTTTCGCGATTTTaggattttccaaattttaccgctatttttcaaaattttctctctgtgatttcaaattttctggattttaacgaagtttttcctctttctctctctgattttcaacttttcgGATTCCAAAGGGATTTTTTCCGGTCTCAATGTTTTTACCAGAAAGTTTATATGTATTATAAGTTTATTTTCCCAATGCGCTAAACATTCCAGCCTATCAAATCACTTTTCCTGgaaatggggaaaaaaacaaaaaaacaaaaaaaaacgaaaacaaaaacaagatgttagaaaatttgagaatttaGGCGATCTGTCGACCATTAGCGTCGATGAAATCGAACGCCTATAAACGTCCTGCATTGTATGCGGGGATTGCGTGGGCGTTAGCGTTACTCTTCTCCACTCCACAATTTGTCTTATTCGCTAAACGTGACGGGGATTGTGTTGGGACCTACACAAGCCCGTATCAGGTGATTTGGAACGAAAATAGTTACAGTAacccttttctccttttttcaagcAATATAACGGGACGAAGTAAGTCGTTTACAGTACGCTCTGTACGTTGTGGTATTCAACACGGTGGTTTGGCTTCTGCCTAGCGCACTAGCCGGATATTTGTATTTCTGTGTATGCAAGGCCGTATGGCAGAGCACATCGTTCGGGAGTCATTTTCAGGCGAATGGGTGagttttgcaaagaaaattcaatgaaTTATCCCGGTAAAATATggacaatttcagaaaaacggGACATTTATCGATTTCGACAGCAGGAATGCAAGTTCACCATAAAGGTACGGAAATTCGAAACAATTCAAAGAATTTAAAACTAAttcgtttaattttttgtaaaaatagaCTGGTACAAGTAGAAATTTATGTGGATTCCCGTCCTAGGATAGgttgaatataaaaaaatgagaaatattgaTGGTGAGtccttcttttctgaatttatgACTGGAAATATGGacaacttcaatttttctacgGTTAGAAACGTCCTTAAAAAATGACGGAAGCAGGAAACATTTTTCCCCAGTGAATATAATAATGTTTTAGCTATGCACCTTTTTATCACTTTgtaatttcctaattttccctaattaaaaaattttctcagttCCATTAATATCAGTAAATAATCTGATACGGTGAAATTTCACTGTTTCATTGGCTCTATTTATAAATTGTGTAAATGCAGACCGGACCTCTTCTCTGCTCCTTGTTGGAAAGACGAGGAAATGCGTAGATCTGTACATAGTTTTTGAAGAGTATCTTTATTTTCACCCCAGACTTTTTCCCAGATTACTAGAATTTTTCGGTCGCCTTCGTATTCGCATCTTTCCTCACACACCCGTTACAGTATCCCATTTCAGGTGCAACCCTTCAATGTGTGGAATTAGATCGACGGCGTGTACAAACGGTGAAACTTACGCTAACTATAGTTGCTGGTAATTTCATTCTATGGGCTCCATTTTGTATCACATCGGTCATCGATGCGCTGTGGCCTGCAGCAATCAGTGGGTTTTCATCCTCCATCTCATAAATTTCGCTAATAGCCGACCATGTAACCTGCTAAGACTTGTGTTTAATTGATGGTCCCTActgtaaaaaacaaaaaaaaaaacaattttttgccGAAACATTTTATTCGAGATAAAAAGAATCACTTATTGGTGTGcatttctccgaaaaaaactCGAATCAAACAAGGCATTAGAGCAGacctaggatttttttaaataaaaaatcctAGTTCCCTTCGTTGTTGCAGGCAATGATTTGCTGACTTTGGGAGATCCATGAATTGATTTTGTTAGTGTTTCTAACGCTAATTTATTACTGTATACTATCGCAGtatatttgcatttttgcaGGAGCTAAATatcatattttcattatttcatagATAATCGCAGACTCTGAGAATTTCCTAACCATCCCCAAGTCTCCTCTCATTGAAATCTCAACACTATGCCATGAATTTATAATTTCTTCCCTTCGCAGCGACGTTTTTGTAAAACGTTGCTTATGACGTGATGTCccagaaacaaacaaacaaacaaacaaacaacacccAGCGTGGAGAGTGGTCACTTTTCCTGGCAGCGGCTCTTCCATGGTGTAATCGGATAGGAAATCGAAGCATGGAATAAGAATAATTGGGGTGGAGCCTGATGGAATATGCATAGCATAAAAAAGCTCATCAGCCCAACATTCTCAGTCCTTTAATGAGAAAGagattttcgcaaaaaaaaaatgtaagaacACTAAAATGTTTGCATAAATATGCATTAGTTCTACATTCGGAAATAACACCcactttttgtttaatttcagCAGCactttatgaaatttttcttcgcttacggggcggtgtttttttttctacgtatATGTGGATTAAAATTGCTTTATTAAAAGTTAAAGCCATAAATAAAGATTCGTGGAGACTTCAGTGAAcccaaaagaagaaactgatGAACTTGATCTCATAACTAACAGAAGAATCTGAATTTTAGTCAGTTTGATATAAGAGAAAGGAGAAGATGACTGAAAAAAGGCACCGTAGCATAGGAAAAGAAGTAATTCTCTACCGCTAAAGCCAGTAACGCATGCAGCAAGGAGACGGAAATCTCCAGTAATTTATGTAATTAGAAGCGAAAgtttgaattattttatgtACGCACTTTTGATTGGCTACGAAACTTTTCCAGAGAGAAAACCCATGCATTTCTGATACGATTTTTCCTGGAAGTCTTTATGTCTTGTATGTTTATGTACTGTTgacttttcaattatttctatGCAACATATGTGTCGCAGATTTTTGGGAGGAGTCCCGAGTCCCGAGTCCACTTCCGGAGGCTCATTGATGTGTGGTGTTCCGTGAAGAACTGCCAATGGGACTCTGCCTTCCCCTCACACCCTCCCCTTGAGCTCGCGATGAGTGCGGATCGTCAAGGCTAGTGTTCATCCTCACGTGGAAACGGTAGCAAGTAGACTTGCGTCCGGCATCGATAGTTCACGCTATGCCTCGACGGAACACTTATTGGAAGGCCCTAAAGCTACCACCACACTTCTCTATGTTCTACACCTACTCTGGCCTTATGCCGGCTCGTACAGTACGCTCTGACATTTGTGTGATACCACTAACTGTTCCCTGGCAAGCGCCGGGGGCCGGTCTCCTCGAACCCCTTcacaacacacacatataTTGCTATACATATGAACTATACATATGAATTCCATGGCCACTCTCTTATGGCTCCTGTGTACTCGACTGCA
The Necator americanus strain Aroian chromosome I, whole genome shotgun sequence genome window above contains:
- a CDS encoding hypothetical protein (NECATOR_CHRI.G355.T2) codes for the protein MFQLLLGMSSEQSADIGEPPAVEWMILHHLIIILLTLIGNCLLIFVILKNNIVRRRKRVTPVQMLMLHMCAADLLFALITMIPTMAMTATVPIFHGPDMLCKIVKFLQVIPMYASSFLLVAISADRFQAICRPLASMKSNAYKRPALYAGIAWALALLFSTPQFVLFAKRDGDCVGTYTSPYQYALYVVVFNTVVWLLPSALAGYLYFCVCKAVWQSTSFGSHFQANGKTGHLSISTAGMQVHHKGATLQCVELDRRRVQTVKLTLTIVAGNFILWAPFCITSVIDALWPAAINPTFATYIMFFGNLNSLLNPWIWFYFNGAEFKRALTCRYNTDPLLYGRRTIDATTDYSNEYHNTSDSPKG
- a CDS encoding hypothetical protein (NECATOR_CHRI.G355.T1) — encoded protein: MSSEQSADIGEPPAVEWMILHHLIIILLTLIGNCLLIFVILKNNIVRRRKRVTPVQMLMLHMCAADLLFALITMIPTMAMTATVPIFHGPDMLCKIVKFLQVIPMYASSFLLVAISADRFQAICRPLASMKSNAYKRPALYAGIAWALALLFSTPQFVLFAKRDGDCVGTYTSPYQYALYVVVFNTVVWLLPSALAGYLYFCVCKAVWQSTSFGSHFQANGKTGHLSISTAGMQVHHKGATLQCVELDRRRVQTVKLTLTIVAGNFILWAPFCITSVIDALWPAAINPTFATYIMFFGNLNSLLNPWIWFYFNGAEFKRALTCRYNTDPLLYGRRTIDATTDYSNEYHNTSDSPKG